A segment of the Acidobacteriota bacterium genome:
GCTCAGGAAGTCGGCGGTGTCGGGGTCGTTCAGCCGCAGGATGAAGTTCGTGTTGAAGTTGTTGTAGAAGGTCCGTCGGTTGGCCCGCCCGTAGATGTCCTCGATGCGGCCCAGGTCCTGGTTGGCCACCAGCAGGCACCCACCTTTGGAGCGCGCCACCGTCAGGAGGTCGAAAAGGACCGAGATCTGGTCCAGGCTCCCGATCTCGTCGATGCAGAACCAGATCCGCCGGTTTTCTTTCCGGTCGGTGTCTGGCAGGGAGAGGGTCTCCCGGATCATGATGTCGAAAGCGAAGATCATCAGCGGCCGGACGATGGTGGCGTGGTTCTTGATGCAGAAATCTTCGGCCCGGTCGTCGGGATCTGGAGCGACCGGAACTCCTGGAAACGATGATGTCGTGTCGTTGTTTTTCCTGAGTATTGGATTTGAGCGGAAGTCAATTCTTGCAAAAACAAACACAATATGCTATTTTATGCAAGAGACGAACAAGCCCATGGCATCAGTACGCTCATACATCAGGGACTTGGCGGCGAAGGGGCAGTACCACTTTACGACCCAAGAATGCCGGGCGGAGCTTGACGGATCGCTTGTCGCCGTTCGTGCGGCGCTAGGAAGACTGATCCGGCGAGTGGAAATCGCCTCGCCCCATCGGGGATTCCATGTCATCGTACCTCCGGAATACCGGATACTGGGGTGCCTGCCGCCGGAGCAGTTTATCCCTCAGTTGATGAACTATCTTCAGGAACCCTACTATGTGACCCTGTTGAGCGCCGCGGAACTCCACAGTGCGGCACACCAGCGCCCCCAACGCTTCCAGGTGATGACCGCGAAGAATCGCCGACCGATTGCCTGCGGTCAGGTCCGAGTCGAATTCGTCGCCCGGCACGACCTCGAGAAAACCCCTGTGGTGGAGATGAAAACTCCACGCGGCCGGATGCGGGTGTCTTCTCCGGAGGCCACCCTTCTGGAGGTGGTCGGTTACGCGAAACAGTGCGGAGGTCTCGACAATGTCCTTGTTCTTCTGACGGAACTCGCCGAGTGTTCGGACCCGGTGAAACTTCTGGATGCCGCGCGACTCTGCCCGGTGG
Coding sequences within it:
- a CDS encoding type IV toxin-antitoxin system AbiEi family antitoxin encodes the protein MASVRSYIRDLAAKGQYHFTTQECRAELDGSLVAVRAALGRLIRRVEIASPHRGFHVIVPPEYRILGCLPPEQFIPQLMNYLQEPYYVTLLSAAELHSAAHQRPQRFQVMTAKNRRPIACGQVRVEFVARHDLEKTPVVEMKTPRGRMRVSSPEATLLEVVGYAKQCGGLDNVLVLLTELAECSDPVKLLDAARLCPVAWSQRLGYLLEVTGQLDRASKLASHVQEHAKAVAPLVRARPITGAPRAERWKLAINTNLELDW